The Nicotiana tomentosiformis chromosome 9, ASM39032v3, whole genome shotgun sequence genome contains the following window.
TCGTAGGCCATCCACAGCATCCAGATGTCAAAAAGTGAACAAATGAATTTACTCTAAGAAAAAGGCACAGTTGCGCCGCATTGGGCACCGCGAGGTGTGGCACGTCATAGAAAAAGTTGGTCTGAGAGGCAATGATTTTGAGGTATAAATATACCAAAAACATGATTTTGAGGAGACTTTTGACCTACGGAAGATTGGAGAACCAACCAAGGCAAAaagactcaagaattcatcaatatTTCAACCTGCAATCGGTGCACTATGGGTGTTTACCGAATCATTAgaattgatattttctttgtttttgaaCCTTGTTGAGATATCTTACTCCATTGATATGGAGTAGTTTCCATTACGGTGTTGACATATATGGTGTTTCGATAACTTGATTGGGGATTCAATTCTTGATAATTgttagaattaattgatggagttttaaatcgtattgtggagttatttcttatgtcgcttaatcgaaagaggagcttTATATTGAATTACTttacatcttatgctctagtataaattcgtgattcaaataggtaatcgaaaaagcctcttgaattgttaatcgaactagaaaatagaGGAATATTCACGTGAAGTTACCCTTGAGATCATAACCATCATTTTATTGTTGCAATTGTTTACcgtgcttcaattggattaattactgaaattaacgtttaatcgaaagaggaacattAACTTCAGTGTAATCTGATTATCAGTTGAATTCGTGAAAATCAACCGTATAATAGAGTtaattaactcaagaattggaaCTCTAGTCAGTTATCTTTCACATATCTAGTCAAATACCCTTATTCCTCTCATAGATATTTCTTCATTGCTCATCTGCTATCTTTTGTGACAATTGTGCTTTGCTTAGTTTTTAGTAGTTAATCATAGTAATAGTCATCAAATCATGTGTTAATTTTTCTAGATAGTAATAAACTGCAGATTATacgaacactgtttaaatccaatcctcgTGGAAACAATAATTAATCTATACTCTCTTTTATtagcgagcaataattttgtgttgtattttgcgctcgtcaaagtTTGGCACCGTTGtgagggattggcaatcaatagtgtttaaaATAGTTTTTAGTACTAATTCAGGAACCAATTTTTACTTTAGTGTATTCACGTTTTCTCACTTGTGTACAAGATACATGTTGCTTTctctggtgtatgactcgatcctctTCAAGGGAAGTGATACCCTATGGACCAGAGTTGGAGAAACACCTGCGACAactaagaaaagaaagagaattaaCAAAAAAACTTTTTGGGTCAAACTTCGACTCAAGATACCATTGAAAACAAGGAGAATAATGGAATAGACTTAGCTGCAAGAGAGGTAGCACAACAAGAAGATGCACGGATAGCAGGTGAAACATCATGGAGAATTGCTGATGAGACGGTCGAAGATAATGAGGGTAGAAGATTCAATATAAATCGATCCTTAGTTGAAGACCAGTTCGAGAATGCAACACCCATGCATATAAGATCATTGGGTGACTATGCTAAGCCAGTCTATAATCAAGAACTGTCAAGTGTCAAACCACCACCCATAGCAGCAAACAACTTCGAATTGAAGCAAGGCTTCCTTCAAACTATCCAAAACAACTGCATTTTCAGAGGGAAGGCGAACGAAGATCCTAACATCACTTCATGGATTTTGAAAAATTCATGAACACCTTCTAATACAATGGAGTATCAAAAGATGAAGTCTACTTAAGGGCATTTCCCTTTTCATTGAAAGATGACTTCGTATCTTACCCACAAGTTCGATCAggacatgggaagatatgacAAAATGTTTCTTGACAAGTACTTCTCAGTTGCAAAAATAGGGAACTTCAGTAGGAAAATCCAAAATTTCTGCCAGAAGGAGACAAATGGTTTTCGaagcttgggaaagattcaaGGAGATAGTTAGAAAGTGTCAGCACAATGGCATTGATTtgtggatgcaactccaagaGTTTTGGGATGGACTGACACCTTCTTCGCGACGAACTCTGAATACTGCATGTGGAGGTCCACTAATGATGAAAACTCCAGAAAGGTTGTCTTAATCCTTGATGAACTATCTAAGGATGCTAACCAGTGGCTGGCTGAGAGGAATGACAGAAGAAAATCAGTTGGGGTTCACCAGGTGGACTCTAACACATCCATCCAAGCCCAGCTAGACACCATGGCCAAGGAGATAAGGAAGCTCACATTGGCCAAGGTACAGAGTGAGTCGCAAAACgcatgtgacttgtgtgaaatggGACACCCTAAACATGAGTGTCAAGCATCAGCTGAGGAAATCAACATTGTGGGGAACTTTAATAAAGGAAACTACCAATGTGGGAACAACTATAATGTTATGGGTCAAAAACATCCAGATATTTTGTGGAGTTCACCTAGTAGGAGCTTGAACTCATGGCCGAAAAATAATCTCAGACCCTAGGGTTAAGGACCACAAGGTTTTTAGAACcagcagaggcagcaataccCGCCACAAAAGTCAAATCACTCTAATatggaagatctcatgaaggcataCATCAACAAATCAAATGAAAACTTTGAGACTCAGGGCACAACCATCCGAGAGCAAGGCGCAGGCATTCAAGAGCAGGGCATGACCATCCAGAATTTAGAAAGATAATTGGGACAGGTTGCAAATTTATTATCTAAGAGGGCTCCGGGGACTTTATCCTCTCACACTGAAAAATACCCAAAGGAAATAATCAAAATTGTATCTCTGAGAAGCGACAAAACATTGGCTGACCTAGTGGTGAAAGCAAGACCAGAGGTGGTGAACAAGCAGACCGAGACACtggaagagaaaaagagtgaAGAGCAAAAATGCCAGATTAGTGGGATACTAAAAGAGATTGAAGAAAGTAGACATATGCCAGCTCTACCATTCCCTCAAAAGATGAAGCGGGAAAAACTTGACAAATGTTCTGAGCGATTCTTGGAGATGCTCAAGCAACTTTATGTGAACATTCCCTTCACAAATGTACTCACTCATATGCTTgcttatgcaaagttcttgaaggaaatcaTGTCCAGCAAGAGAAAATTAGAGGAGACAATAGTGGTCAAGCTGAATGCGTACTGTAGTATCATATTGCAAAACATAATTCCCCTAAAGTGTGGGGACCCAGGAAGCTTCACCATACCATGCTCGTGGAGAGTGAGAAATTCGACAAGGCACTCTACGATTCTGGTGCGTCTATAAATCTAATGCCTCTCTCTGTATTCAGAAGACTGGAAGGTGAGCTTGGAGTGATCAAATCAATACCAGTGTCCCTATAACTAGCTGACTAGACTACCATTTTACCTAAGGGAATCATTGAGGATATTTTAGTATGGGTGGACAAATTTATGTTCCCCGTAGACTTTATTGTGGTAGATATGGAGGTGAACAAGGAGGTGCCTCTAATTTTAGGGAGGCCATTTTTATGTACAAGCAGAGCTATCCTTGATATCTACGAGGGGCAGCTTATGCTCATAGTGTCCAATGAAGAAGTGGTGTCCCAGatgaagaggatgatgaaataCCCTAGTGATGAGGTGTCCGCCTACTCGTGTTTCAAGCTAGATGTCGTTGGGGAATTGGCTGAAAAATACAAGTTTGACAAGCTTGTGGGGGATACTCTAGAGAGGTGTATTACTTAATCTAGCACAATGATGGATGAAGATCCTGAAATAAAGAAAGAGGCTGAAGCTCTTGAAACTGAGGATCAAGTGGTTgatgaggaggaaataaaagaggAGGCTACCAAGCCTAATGTGGAATTGAAAGTCCCCCCCCCCCTCACTCACTTGAAATATTCTTTTCATGAAATTAACAATTATTCTGTGATTAGTTTTACTTACTTGACAGGTACACAAGAACAAAAACTGGTGGAGCTGATGAAAAAGCACAAGAAGGCCATTGGCTTGAGTATACCTAATGTTCAAGGAACCAGTCTAGccatttgcatgcacaaaattctgTTGGAAAAAAATAGCAAGCCAGTGGTGCAGCTCCAACGCAAGT
Protein-coding sequences here:
- the LOC104098506 gene encoding uncharacterized protein; this translates as MWRSTNDENSRKVVLILDELSKDANQWLAERNDRRKSVGVHQVDSNTSIQAQLDTMAKEIRKLTLAKVANLLSKRAPGTLSSHTEKYPKEIIKIVSLRSDKTLADLVVKARPEVVNKQTETLEEKKSEEQKCQISGILKEIEESRHMPALPFPQKMKREKLDKCSERFLEMLKQLYVNIPFTNVLTHMLAYAKFLKEIMSSKRKLEETIVVKLNAKLHHTMLVESEKFDKALYDSGASINLMPLSVFRRLEDMEVNKEVPLILGRPFLCTSRAILDIYEGQLMLIVSNEEVVSQMKRMMKYPSDEVSAYSCFKLDVVGELAEKYKFDKLVGDTLERCIT